One Microcebus murinus isolate Inina chromosome 24, M.murinus_Inina_mat1.0, whole genome shotgun sequence genomic window, ACCACAAAGGAGATTCCATAAGAGACGCTTGAATGTATCAGCGGATGAAGGGCCACTGACCGCCAGGGAGGCCCTGAGCTCACAAAAATAAGCACAAACTCCTGTCAGCACTTCAGAATTCGGGTGATGTAGGAGGCTCAGCTGCTGCTCAGATGCGGGGCTCCGGGAGACAGTGCCGGGTCCCCACCCGCAGAGTGAGAGTGACGCAGCCAGTTCCCAGGGCCGCTGAGCGCTCGGCTAGAATAATGCACACAGAGCTTTGTGCTGCTCCTGGCGTCCTGTGAGGATCAGAGCTTCCTTCACCTGTGCGAGCACAGTGCACTGAAACTTCCCAACGCAGAGGACACGCGCACCTGTTTACACGCGGGAAGATGATTTTAGCCGCAGGTCTGTGTCTCTCGCGTGTATCGGACACAGCACGGACATGCGTGCCTTCTGGTGCCAAGCCCCGAAGTTTATAGCATTGGGGAGTTCAGTCTTCGCAGCAGAGAACAATAAAAGAGGGGGTCCGGAAGGTGTACAGCAATCCTAATCATGACATTTAATATATTGAAAGGAATCTGAGATGCCCAAGGCCCTGAGTGCATGGAAAATCTCAAGTACAAAGCAAGGCCAGAGTTTGGCTTCCACGATTGGAAGAGGAAGGCCAGGGCGAGAGAGGAGCCCCCTCGGCACTGCTTGGCAGAGGGCAGGATGAACTGCCTTGGCTCCGTGAACCAAAGATCACAAAAACCCAGAACTCAAATAATTTTCTCCAGAgatttcttccctcccctcccccaccgagAGGAGCAGTTTGGAGCAAAAAGATTTCACCACGTCCTGCTTTTGCACCTGTGGTGGACAGGACACAAGTCGCGGTGACGCCTCTCCTGCCATCTGGTGTTAGCAGCATCCTGGACAGCGAGGGAGCACCGTTGCTTGGCAGCGCAGATAGCGATTTTAGAGACAGGACAGTGCCTTGGTTAACAAGGAAATGTTCTTTTCCCCATTAtggatgtttttttctttttggaagggGGTGTATTGTATAAAGAGAGAATTACTGTTTGTTTTAGCGAGTGTGGCTACGTTCTTACTCTGGTTGGTCAACCAGTGGTAGTCAGAATTAACTGGCCGGTAGATCTCATCAgggaaaacatagaaaaggaaaatgtctttGGAGGCTCCACATTCAAATGCACCCATGAGATTGCAGTTTGTGATGCCAGGGACTGCACGACTCAGGTACCAGCTTCAGACAGTGACTTCAAGTGACTGGCAGGAACAGGAAGCCAAACAAGGCTGCCCGGCCTTGAACCCCAAATTCCGGTCTTTGGCCTTCACCACCCACATAAGTGGGAAGAGCTGGGACCGTGTCTTTGTCAGATGCAGACCCACTCTGCCCTCCCTGAGGTCTGTGCTGTGGTCCCCCAGCTGGGCAGGGTCTCAGCGGGGTGCCTGGACCCCTGGGCTGGGTCTTCAGACAGGGAGACCCTCCTGGGGCTGAGACCTGCTCAGAGTCAGCGTGGAGGGGACGTGGGGGacacctgctccctcctcctggctctggGCACTTGTTGGTGTTGGTGGGCAGAGCAGCGTCTGGGCCCATCATGCAGTTTTAGTCAATAATGGTGAGTTGTCCCTCTTAGACACTGTCCATCTGTTTGCAATCCTTGGACTTCTTGGGGGCCCCCCACCAGCGTCCACCTAACAGGAGTAGCCATGGCTTGAGCTCACGTGGGTGGAGTCCCAGCAGTGTGTTCAGCGCACAACACGGACTCCGGGGCTAGGGCTGGGCTCCTGCCCAGGGCTCTGTGCTCAGGGCCGCATAGGCCGTCTGCAGGACACACTGGACGAGTGTCCAAGGGGCAGTGAGTgtctggggagaggaagagacgAGAGCCAGGAGGAAGAGTCACATCACAGCCCACCCAGATGTCAGACTGGCCCCTCAGGGACACCAGGTTGGGCAGTGAGCATGTCCTCTCGGATGGGAGGAGGACACGCTCACGAGGACTCAAACCCCAGATGCTGTGCATACGCTGGGGTGGGCAGGTGCAGACAGACGGCAGAGGGACCTCCGGCTGCCCCAGCTCAGAGGCGAAATCTGAGAGGGCTCCGGCTGCGCTTCCTGCCCCGACCCAGCTTGCGTCCTCCACTCACAGATGTGCGTGGCGCTCGGGGTGCCAGAGCCTCCGCACCTGCGGCACCCACAGGGCTCCAGGTTGCTTGGGGAACTCTTTTCCCTCGCTGCACTGTTCCTGGCGATCCTCTGAAGCTGCATCGTACAGGTAGAGTCAGGATCTCAGCGGTTTTAAGACAACCCAAGAGAACGCTTGTGGCCAAGTTGAGCAGTTGAGCAATTGTGCCTGTGCATGTTGTGTTTGCAAAGGTCAGCTTCATGCACAAAATATCCAGGTTTTGGTGGATATGGCTGGATGATACAGATAATACTATTTCCTAGCGTGGTGCCTCTGTGCTTCCTTCTACGCATTACGGCTGTCGTAACAGCCCTTCCAATCTGAGCTGAAATTGTTTCACTGGAGCCGATGCAACCTCAGGTCTCATGCAGCAGATGTGTGATCTGGGTGTGTTCAATGACACTGCAACATCTGGGGAAAGGGGACGGTGATTTTTCCCTGAGAAACAAAGATGCCGTAATGTGTGACCTTGGAGCAACACTGCTTGCCTGGCACTCGGGAGTTGTCTTGAGAGAAGCTAAACGGGGCTCAGGGCGAGACAGAGTCGCGGGTGCAGAGATCGGCGGCCTCACTGGCACATGCATATCAGTCTGTGTCTGAAGCCACCGTTCCTCCCTGACGATCCTAGAATTTGGATCTGTGTTTTGTTTCAAATGTATGTTTCTGAATTTTGGCACTTACATCTCAAACTCTGCCAACTAAGACACATTTCAATTATCCAAGAAGTGCAGAAACAGAGAACCTGCTGTGAAGACTTTATTTGAGATGAGGAAAGGAAGTGAGGGACGAGGGACAGGAGGAGTAAAAGTCCCCAAAAGGTCTCGAGGCACATGATGAGCTCTTTGTCCTCTGTTCTCGGGGCTCAGCGGCAGCAGAATCTGAAGCGGAAACCACGGTAGAGGCAGATGCCATAGGTGCGCTCTAGAAAACCACATCTTCCTCTGCATCTGCATCTCAAGCGCCCAGTTgagcctggggacacagagacagCATTGGGCACTAGGGCTGGGGACTGAGGCAGGTGGCAAAGCGAGTCCCCGAGCAGTTATGTGCTGAGTAGAGTGGGTCGGTCATATTGGTGACATTACAGCCAGCAGCATGATCGGTCCCAGCCATTTGGAATAAATACTCCCAGCAGTGTTGGACACACACGGGATTAGAGTCTCATTCTCACTTTCTCCCCACTTTGCTCCCTGCCCCGTCACACACACTTCTGAACACACCCCGACACCTGTCTCCACTTCCTGAAGCTACTGTAATAGACCATGGAAAGTATGTTTCTGAGAGGAGGGGTCTCATCTGGATGCAGAAGGCACGCCCCAGTTTGTTTCTACATAGCAGAAAGTCAGTGAATTTCACAGAAGGGTCACAGAGTCAAAAATCTTTGGGGAAGGAAATTCTCTTGATATCATCTAGTTCTTTCTTATCAGTGtacacaggaggaaactgaggcctggggaggtGATCACCTGAAGACACAGAGGCCGTGGCTGGGACTGATTCCAGAGGAATCTGGGTTTCCTCTCTAGTCGCCCCAGCTCTGCAGTGTTGGGGTCTCTCACCTGTAGCTGGGACACCTGAGCTCTCGTCCCCTGCAAAGGAGATGGCCATGACCTGGTCCTCTGTCTCTGGCTGCTCCTGGGCTTGGGCCTCATCATCTCTCTCTTGcaggggcccagcctgggcctggaGGGTCACCAGGAGAAGGGCAGCAACGAGGGCGAGGGTCCTCATGCTGGGGTCGcctggagcagggagagcaggaggggaaTGTGTGGGGTGAGGAGTCAGCTGTATTTCCAGGGCTGTGGGAGGAGGTGCGGAGACCAACAAGCCTCCTCTGACCCCTCAGTCAGAGAAGCTGCACACGTCACTAGATGGGGTGAGGAAAGCCTGTGCCCTAAAGTCCCTCAGATGCTCCTGTGTTCTCCCAGCCCTCACTCTGGTATGAATCTGTGATATAATGTCTGTAGTATGTTCGAGCTGGTAGTGGTAATAAGGACACTgctgttttttcctctttcccaccTGCTTAAGTATTTACTTATCAATATTCACAAAAGAAAGTAAACAGGGTTTTAATTCAATAACCTCATGGAACAAATGGCCTCTTACTTTCTCAACACAGGCCCTCCTACTGTCTAGGTCTAGACCCTGGTGACAGACTTGAATTCCAGTGGACTAGAGAACTGATTCACTGCAGGCTTCAAGGACATACCCCCTTGTGAAGGTGTGTTTGAGTTTACGGAGTGAGTAGGCTCCTGATGGGGTCAGTGTGAAGAGGACAAAGAGCTCAACAGGCTTCAGGTGAAATGAGTTCAGTGAAATACAGATAAAGAGTTGGTCTAAggctaaaaaatgtttattacttCCAATTCTAttgaggtacatgtgataattaAGAATTGCATGTATCTAATTATACTAACTTATGATTTGCTGTCTCATACATATGAGCctttatctcacaccatatacaacaATTAACTCAGAATGGATTGAATACCTAAACAGGAGACCTGAAAGCATAAAACATCTAGAAGGACAATAGGATGAAGCATTTTGACATTGCTCTGggcatttttttcctgcatatgACACCAAAGTAACaggcaataaaaggaaaacagacaaGTGTGGTTGCATCAAACTATAAAGCATactcacagcaaaggaaacaactgAGTGAAAGACAcctagaaaataagagaaactaTTTGCATATGATGCATGGGATGATGGGTTAATATCAGAATATATAAGttactcaaacaactcaatagcaaagaaCAAATAATCTGACTAAAAATGAGCCAAGGCCTGAATAGACTTttctattatacatatttttatctattagGTATGTTATATctattatacataaataaaaaatgttttaagaagctATTATAGTGTTTATTGGCTATGTCAATTAGGACCCATGTGTTTTGAACCAAACTCTTTTGAGTTTTTCTATTAACATAGCTGATGGCACCACAAGAGGCCCAGACAGACATGCACCAGCTGGGGATTCACACACCAGGTCCCTCTGGGGTGGCTTCACAGTCATGGGTCAGACTATGGGCATGGCTTAAGTGAGAGAATAGCAATGTAAAGACTTACTTTTGTGTTACTTACAGATCCTTAGGCTAGGAGGGTGACTGGAGAGAGCAGACAGCAGTCCTCTGTCCCAAGCCTCTTGTAGCAACAGCCACCATGCACAAGCAGGAGACTTCCCTATTTAAGGGCCATTTGGGATGAGATTTCCTAATTTTGTGGGTTAATTTGTAttggatacatttttttcctttttttttttttttatagagaaaaggCCCTACTCTgtgtcccaggctggagtgcagttctACTGAGTACTTTAATCAACTCTGGCAGCAAGTGGAGTTGAGAAATTTGGTGTGAAGCTGGGGTTACAATGGGGCTCCACACAGGGACCCCTTATCTATCTTGCTCAGCCTCGGCCAAGCCCAGGCAGCAAGAAACTCTGGTTCCTCCAGGACTCCTGAGGCAGTGGaccccacagtgcctggcctgtttGCTGAGGCTGAATTACCTGGACAAAGGGAATATTAAAAGCCACCTGGAATGCCTGGTCTATATATCTCACCGCATGCTTTTTTAATGTGACCAGAATCAAAATGCCAACATACACATGATAGAGAATTTGGAATCTCCTTCTCAACCAGCTTCCCCCGGACCCAGGTTCTAAccacaaaagcaaattaaaactgtTCAGCAGAGTAGGGATGCTGGAGAGCACCTGAGTGACAGTGTCCACCACCTCCATTGTGTTGTTCACAGGGTAACACCTGTCGGACTCTCGCTGAGTTAATGGTGCACGTGCAGCGTGTGGTTCTCTGGAGGGAACAAACACCTCCTTGCTTGGCCAATAGATAGCTCAAAGCTGAACGACTGTCTAGGACTATCAGAGAATCATGATAATGTTGCATGAGACCTAATGTCATAGAGGGACCTCCAGGAGGCTACCAAGGCAGCAGAAAGATTGTCATTAGCCTGTATGACCTGGTATTGTGTGCAGATACTGTCCTCAGACCAATTCTGGGCAGGCATAAGAGCCACTCTGAACCCAGCAGGAGCGGGATGAACACTGGGCAGGGGATGTGCAGGTTCTACCGCAGTGGTCTTGGTCCCTGGGACTCTCCAGGAAACCAGTGCTCCCAGCCAGACCTCGGGAGCAGCACTCCCTCCCTGGCACATTCTTCTCTGGGACGCTGCTCCCTGGGGGGCATGCTCCTGTCCTTTCCTCCTCCCGAGTCTGTGGCTGGGACAGGGCTGCCCAGGGCCCGTCAGTCTCTGCCAAGGTCtcacctgtgccctgcctgctccttcccTCAGGTCATTCTCAGCCCCTAACACTTGAATAGAACAGGGTGGCTTTTCACGTGGGGTCCCCTTCACTTCTCTTTTGGGGCTGCACCAGCACCTTGGCAGAGCACAGGGGTTTTAGCAGCAAAGGCGTTCTATCTCAACGTCTTTGCAAGACCGTTCCTTCAATGTTCAGCTGTACCAACCCCAGCCTGATTTTCCCATCGAgccaccaaattcatatgttgaaaccttaacCCCAAGGTGACAGTATTGAGAGGTGGCATCTCTTGGAAGGTGAGTAGGTCAGGAGGGCCGAGGCTCCGGGGACTTTGTCCCTGATGCTCAGAAATGCAGGATATCTAGCTGGGGGTAGCAGTTAGGGGTGGCTCTGTTGTGCAGGGCTGGGACAGAGAGTAGGGCAGGACCCTGGCCTCTAGGAGGTCACAGTAcagagaggctgggaggtggagcTGCCAGGCCATGTCACAGAGCAGAGCCTTTGCCCGTGATCATAAGGGCCCGGCGAGGCATGGGGCtctgagaaggaaagggagaacaTACTGAGTGGAGAAAAGAGAGCACGAACTTTTCTCATCCTCACATTCTGGTCAGGTTGTCAGCAGCGTttagaacataaaataaagaaacagaaaatagcaacTCCAAGAAGCCAATGccctgtattttaaaagaaaaatggcacCACAGGCTTTgtagaaatgagaaagaatggTGTGTTGAAGCCGGTTGCACTAGGGGCCAGGTCACTGCAGTCGGGAGAGAGGCGGAGGCAGCGCTCTGGACGGGCGGCAGGAGAGCCTGGGCACTGGGCCAGCCCTGGGACGGCACTGGTGAGTGTAAGTGGGGGGTTGGCCGGTGGGATTAGCCCATCTGTGTTGGCTAATCTGGGCTCATGGAGGTTGGGCCCCTATATTTCCACAGAGACAGGGTACTTCCCCCtggaaaatgatatttcaaatgGATGG contains:
- the LOC142864131 gene encoding defensin alpha 5-like gives rise to the protein MRTLALVAALLLVTLQAQAGPLQERDDEAQAQEQPETEDQVMAISFAGDESSGVPATGSTGRLRCRCRGRCGFLERTYGICLYRGFRFRFCCR